From a single Bradyrhizobium sediminis genomic region:
- a CDS encoding cupin domain-containing protein, protein MTDRHDHSHSDHSHAGHSHDHGDAERWKHDGVRVIPGNQLDPNVPSTPGMDRKAAINFARAGAQKLWAGTVTIRPDAKTGAHHHGHLESIIYVVKGKARMRWGEQLQFTAEAGPGDFIFVPPYVPHQEINASRDEVLECVLVRSDGQAVAINLDIEPVEKPETVLWVDPVHLDPAEAK, encoded by the coding sequence ATGACAGATCGCCACGATCACAGCCATTCCGATCATTCGCACGCCGGCCATTCGCACGATCACGGCGACGCCGAGCGCTGGAAGCACGACGGCGTCCGCGTCATTCCCGGCAACCAGCTCGATCCCAACGTGCCGTCGACGCCGGGCATGGACCGCAAGGCCGCGATCAATTTCGCCCGCGCCGGCGCGCAGAAATTGTGGGCGGGCACCGTGACCATCCGGCCCGATGCCAAGACCGGCGCGCATCATCACGGCCATCTCGAGAGCATCATCTACGTCGTGAAGGGCAAGGCGCGGATGCGCTGGGGCGAGCAATTGCAGTTCACCGCGGAAGCGGGGCCCGGCGATTTCATTTTCGTTCCGCCCTATGTGCCGCATCAGGAGATCAACGCCAGCCGCGACGAGGTGCTGGAATGCGTGCTGGTGCGCAGCGACGGCCAGGCGGTCGCCATTAATCTCGACATCGAGCCGGTGGAAAAGCCGGAGACGGTGCTGTGGGTCGACCCGGTGCACCTCGATCCGGCGGAGGCGAAGTAG
- a CDS encoding DUF1488 family protein produces the protein MPLTRGRIVGHDGERLAYGFTMLNDGETVECQISDAAMDELAGVRGSPSTARQAQFLEHRDTIERIASRLFDESRAVKGSVVRIFTRHINANR, from the coding sequence ATGCCGCTGACGCGTGGTCGCATTGTAGGGCATGACGGCGAACGCCTGGCGTACGGATTCACGATGCTGAACGACGGCGAGACCGTCGAATGTCAGATCAGCGATGCCGCGATGGATGAGCTTGCTGGCGTCAGAGGCTCGCCAAGCACCGCGAGACAGGCGCAGTTTCTCGAGCATCGCGACACCATCGAGCGAATTGCCTCCAGATTGTTCGACGAGAGCCGGGCCGTGAAGGGCTCTGTCGTGAGGATTTTCACCAGGCATATCAACGCAAACAGGTAG